The Lycium ferocissimum isolate CSIRO_LF1 chromosome 10, AGI_CSIRO_Lferr_CH_V1, whole genome shotgun sequence genome window below encodes:
- the LOC132033310 gene encoding cytochrome P450 CYP82D47-like, whose translation MDFFLIAVTLVSSFVFLFFLHKQFFSVKRQSRRVPEAAGAWPIIGHLHLLSGSESDQLPHKILGRMADKYGPIFRMKLGVHQVVVVSDPKLAKECFTTNDLALASRPKSIASEIIGYKDAMIGLAPYGPYWRETRKIATAELLSTRRTEMLKHIREFEVKSAIKETYNYWMKNKSTSNLNGAVKMEMKEWFGDLIMNTMVKMLFGGGEEGIDKAHKAIRRFFGLLGAFVVADFLPYLRWLDIGGHEKAMKEVAKEIDSVVEEWLAEHKRKRDSKAIKSGDEEDFMDVMLSICENRDLAGFDADTAIKGTCMALLAAGTDTIIITLTWVLSLLLNNYEALKKAQDELDAHVGKNRLVQESDIKSLVYLQAIVNEALRLYPAGPLLLPHESIEDCVVSGYDIPKGTRLLVNVWKSHRDPNIWPNPHEFKPQRFLTTNKDVDVRGNHFELIPFGSGRRMCPGISLALQVLPFVIAALLQGFDMKTPSDEPIDMSESSGLTILKATPLKVLLAPRLSPVLYE comes from the exons ATGGATTTCTTTTTGATTGCCGTTACACTAGTTAGctcctttgtttttctcttctttcttcacAAACAATTTTTCTCTGTTAAAAGGCAGAGTAGAAGGGTACCTGAAGCAGCCGGAGCATGGCCAATTATCGGTCATCTCCACCTTCTCAGTGGATCCGAATCAGATCAACTGCCTCACAAAATCTTGGGCCGCATGGCAGATAAATACGGTCCCATTTTCAGAATGAAGCTTGGTGTTCATCAGGTTGTAGTTGTGAGCGATCCCAAATTAGCCAAAGAATGCTTCACCACAAATGATTTGGCCCTTGCAAGCCGGCCTAAATCCATAGCTTCAGAGATCATAGGCTACAAAGACGCGATGATTGGGCTTGCTCCTTATGGACCTTACTGGCGAGAAACAAGGAAGATAGCCACAGCTGAATTGCTTTCCACAAGGCGAACCGAAATGCTCAAACACATCCGAGAATTTGAAGTAAAATCGGCTATCAAAGAGACGTATAATTACTGGATGAAGAACAAGAGTACTAGTAATTTAAATGGTGCTGTGAAGATGGAAATGAAGGAATGGTTTGGAGATTTAATTATGAACACTATGGTGAAGATGTTATTTGGAGGAGGGGAAGAAGGAATAGATAAGGCTCACAAAGCAATAAGGAGATTTTTTGGGTTGTTGGGGGCTTTTGTTGTGGCTGATTTTTTACCATATTTAAGGTGGCTGGATATAGGAGGACATGAGAAGGCAATGAAGGAGGTTGCTAAAGAAATAGACTCTGTTGTTGAAGAATGGTTAGCAGAGCATAAAAGGAAGAGGGACTCTAAAGCGATTAAATCTGGAGATGAAGAAGATTTCATGGATGTCATGTTGTCCATTTGTGAAAACCGAGATCTAGCAGGGTTTGATGCTGATACTGCTATAAAAGGGACATGCATG GCTCTGTTGGCAGCAGGTACCGACACCATCATCATAACTCTAACATGGGTTTTATCTTTACTCCTCAACAACTACGAAGCTCTAAAGAAGGCCCAAGATGAGCTAGACGCTCACGTTGGCAAGAACAGATTGGTCCAAGAATCGGATATCAAGAGCTTGGTTTATCTTCAAGCTATTGTTAACGAAGCATTACGTTTATATCCAGCCGGACCACTTCTATTACCCCACGAGTCCATAGAAGATTGTGTTGTTAGTGGCTACGATATACCAAAAGGCACTCGCTTATTAGTGAACGTATGGAAATCTCATCGTGATCCTAATATATGGCCAAATCCTCACGAGTTTAAGCCACAGAGGTTCTTGACAACAAACAAAGATGTCGATGTTAGAGGAAATCACTTTGAGTTGATTCCATTTGGTAGTGGAAGAAGAATGTGCCCTGGAATTTCTTTGGCCCTTCAAGTGTTACCCTTTGTAATAGCCGCGTTGCTGCAAGGGTTTGACATGAAGACACCTTCAGATGAACCAATTGATATGAGTGAGAGCTCTGGATTGACAATCCTCAAAGCTACTCCGCTCAAAGTTCTCCTTGCTCCGCGCTTGTCTCCCGTTCTTTACGAATGA
- the LOC132033305 gene encoding inactive protein kinase SELMODRAFT_444075-like isoform X1: protein MFPPKPERRTQSMPRGISPHLGNDKVIVAVKAEKVITKTALAWALTHVVRPGDCITLLALFSDEKSERRRFWGFPRMRGDYRSNERTNSHDRISQITESCSQMVLQFHDHIDVRVRIKVVSALCAGVVAAEAKSNAVSWVILDKKLKLELKHCMEELRCNIVEMKGSKPKVLRLNLGCSEELQTPFFSANSSPVLDSRELQDERMKHSTPVSSPEDQRTSYMRTPLLDSLTDPDTFLLYERNPLYEGFSRETFSPVHKQRGGNHLENDLHSFGERIITLSTVPKSQSRTRKTILWIPQSEVIADNYSAVENCKKITSHSVTSRDQHHNFMENNQNLNTQGSKLNRETDRDYLNSSIREAVSLGRTSSIPPPLCSFCQCKAPSFGKPPRQFRYEELEEATNGFSDTNFLAEGGFGLVHKGVLRDGLVVTVKQLKFIETQADADFRREVRVLSCAQHRNVVLLVGYCIQGNRRLLVYEFICNKSLDYHLHGTKEATLDWSSRLKIAIGTARGLRYLHEDCRVGCIVHRDLRPKNILLTHDFEPLVADFGLARLYNEWEVSEDEHLIRTSRYLAPEYSNDGKVTEKVDVYAFGLVVLELITGRKTNDLQCYRGQHLLPGSLSPTSGKGPYLSAFKNQLLDSNLTSSQLENFPYELQAMSHTAYMCLQEDPQLRPPISKVLKILEGGSSILDSNSFGSRSGYMQGSNSNNHPVSKRHSRRLSY from the exons ATGTTCCCGCCAAAACCAGAACGGCGTACTCAGTcgatgccacgtggcatttcACCTCATCTTGGCAACGACAAAGTGATCGTTGCCGTGAAAGCGGAGAAAGTGATCACTAAAACAGCATTAGCTTGGGCTCTCACTCACGTTGTTCGTCCTGGCGATTGCATTACATTGCTCGCCCTGTTTTCCGATGAAAAATCAG AGAGAAGAAGATTCTGGGGATTTCCGAGGATGAGAGGAGATTACCGGAGTAACGAAAGAACGAATTCACATGATCGGATTAGTCAAATCACGGAGTCGTGTTCTCAAATGGTTCTTCAATTTCACGATCACATAGAT GTGAGGGTGCGAATTAAGGTCGTCTCAGCTTTGTGTGCTGGTGTGGTGGCAGCTGAAGCGAAAAGCAATGCAGTCAGCTGGGTCATTTTGGACAA AAAATTGAAGTTAGAGCTTAAGCATTGCATGGAAGAACTTCGTTGCAACATTGTAGAGATGAAGGGTTCGAAACCGAAAGTTCTCAGGCTAAATCTAGGATGTTCAGAGGAACTCCAAACCCCTTTCTTTTCTGCCAATTCCTCTCCTGTTTTGGATAGTAGAGAATTACAGGATGAAAGAATGAAGCATTCTACTCCGGTGAGCAGTCCCGAGGATCAAAGGACATCCTATATGAGAACTCCATTACTGGATTCATTGACCGATCCAGACACATTCCTTCTATATGAGCGGAATCCCCTGTATGAAGGGTTCAGTAGAGAGACATTTTCACCGGTCCACAAGCAAAGAGGGGGGAATCATCTAGAAAATGACCTGCACTCGTTTGGGGAAAGGATAATAACTCTCTCAACAGTTCCTAAATCTCAAAGCCGTACTCGTAAAACAATCCTTTGGATTCCACAGAGCGAGGTTATTGCTGACAACTATTCAGCTGTAGAAAACTGCAAAAAAATTACCTCACATTCTGTCACTTCTAGAGATCAACATCATAATTTTATGGAGAACAACCAAAACCTGAATACCCAAGGAAGCAAGTTAAATCGAGAAACTGACAGGGACTATCTTAATTCCAGCATCAGAGAAGCAGTCTCTTTAGGTCGAACTTCCTCGATACCTCCTCCTCTATGTTCATTCTGTCAATGTAAAGCACCATCTTTTGGAAAGCCTCCGAGACAATTTCGCTATGAAGAGCTAGAAGAAGCAACAAATGGATTCTCAGACACAAATTTTCTAGCAGAAGGTGGGTTCGGTCTGGTTCATAAAGGGGTTTTAAGGGATGGACTGGTTGTTACAGTAAAACAGCTGAAGTTTATTGAAACTCAAGCAGACGCTGATTTTCGTAGAGAAGTTCGAGTTTTGAGCTGTGCCCAGCACAGGAATGTTGTGCTGCTGGTTGGTTACTGTATTCAGGGAAATAGGAGGCTATTAGTGTATGAGTTTATTTGCAACAAGTCCTTGGACTATCATTTGCATG GAACGAAAGAAGCAACTCTAGATTGGAGCTCACGCCTTAAGATAGCTATTGGGACAGCAAGAGGCTTACGTTACCTTCATGAAGATTGCAGAGTGGGATGCATAGTTCACAGAGATCTCAGACCAAAAAATATTCTCTTAACTCACGATTTTGAACCTTTG GTTGCTGATTTTGGGCTTGCACGATTGTACAATGAATGGGAAGTTTCTGAAGATGAACATCTAATTAGAACTTCAAG GTATCTCGCCCCAGAGTACTCCAATGATGGAAAAGTCACGGAGAAGGTTGACGTATATGCTTTTGGCTTGGTGGTATTGGAGTTGATTACAGGTAGAAAAACCAATGACTTGCAATGCTACAGAGGTCAGCACCTTCTTCCAGGAAGCCTTTCCCCTACATCTGGAAAGGGACCCTATCTTTCAGCATTTAAAAATCAGTTGCTCGACTCCAACTTGACCTCATCCCAGCTTGAAAACTTCCCTTATGAACTACAGGCGATGAGCCATACTGC
- the LOC132033305 gene encoding inactive protein kinase SELMODRAFT_444075-like isoform X2 — translation MFPPKPERRTQSMPRGISPHLGNDKVIVAVKAEKVITKTALAWALTHVVRPGDCITLLALFSDEKSERRRFWGFPRMRGDYRSNERTNSHDRISQITESCSQMVLQFHDHIDVRVRIKVVSALCAGVVAAEAKSNAVSWVILDKKLKLELKHCMEELRCNIVEMKGSKPKVLRLNLGCSEELQTPFFSANSSPVLDSRELQDERMKHSTPVSSPEDQRTSYMRTPLLDSLTDPDTFLLYERNPLYEGFSRETFSPVHKQRGGNHLENDLHSFGERIITLSTVPKSQSRTRKTILWIPQSEVIADNYSAVENCKKITSHSVTSRDQHHNFMENNQNLNTQGSKLNRETDRDYLNSSIREAVSLGRTSSIPPPLCSFCQCKAPSFGKPPRQFRYEELEEATNGFSDTNFLAEGGFGLVHKGVLRDGLVVTVKQLKFIETQADADFRREVRVLSCAQHRNVVLLVGYCIQGNRRLLVYEFICNKSLDYHLHGTKEATLDWSSRLKIAIGTARGLRYLHEDCRVGCIVHRDLRPKNILLTHDFEPLVADFGLARLYNEWEVSEDEHLIRTSRYLAPEYSNDGKVTEKVDVYAFGLVVLELITGRKTNDLQCYRGDEPYCLYVSTGRSSTATSHFEGT, via the exons ATGTTCCCGCCAAAACCAGAACGGCGTACTCAGTcgatgccacgtggcatttcACCTCATCTTGGCAACGACAAAGTGATCGTTGCCGTGAAAGCGGAGAAAGTGATCACTAAAACAGCATTAGCTTGGGCTCTCACTCACGTTGTTCGTCCTGGCGATTGCATTACATTGCTCGCCCTGTTTTCCGATGAAAAATCAG AGAGAAGAAGATTCTGGGGATTTCCGAGGATGAGAGGAGATTACCGGAGTAACGAAAGAACGAATTCACATGATCGGATTAGTCAAATCACGGAGTCGTGTTCTCAAATGGTTCTTCAATTTCACGATCACATAGAT GTGAGGGTGCGAATTAAGGTCGTCTCAGCTTTGTGTGCTGGTGTGGTGGCAGCTGAAGCGAAAAGCAATGCAGTCAGCTGGGTCATTTTGGACAA AAAATTGAAGTTAGAGCTTAAGCATTGCATGGAAGAACTTCGTTGCAACATTGTAGAGATGAAGGGTTCGAAACCGAAAGTTCTCAGGCTAAATCTAGGATGTTCAGAGGAACTCCAAACCCCTTTCTTTTCTGCCAATTCCTCTCCTGTTTTGGATAGTAGAGAATTACAGGATGAAAGAATGAAGCATTCTACTCCGGTGAGCAGTCCCGAGGATCAAAGGACATCCTATATGAGAACTCCATTACTGGATTCATTGACCGATCCAGACACATTCCTTCTATATGAGCGGAATCCCCTGTATGAAGGGTTCAGTAGAGAGACATTTTCACCGGTCCACAAGCAAAGAGGGGGGAATCATCTAGAAAATGACCTGCACTCGTTTGGGGAAAGGATAATAACTCTCTCAACAGTTCCTAAATCTCAAAGCCGTACTCGTAAAACAATCCTTTGGATTCCACAGAGCGAGGTTATTGCTGACAACTATTCAGCTGTAGAAAACTGCAAAAAAATTACCTCACATTCTGTCACTTCTAGAGATCAACATCATAATTTTATGGAGAACAACCAAAACCTGAATACCCAAGGAAGCAAGTTAAATCGAGAAACTGACAGGGACTATCTTAATTCCAGCATCAGAGAAGCAGTCTCTTTAGGTCGAACTTCCTCGATACCTCCTCCTCTATGTTCATTCTGTCAATGTAAAGCACCATCTTTTGGAAAGCCTCCGAGACAATTTCGCTATGAAGAGCTAGAAGAAGCAACAAATGGATTCTCAGACACAAATTTTCTAGCAGAAGGTGGGTTCGGTCTGGTTCATAAAGGGGTTTTAAGGGATGGACTGGTTGTTACAGTAAAACAGCTGAAGTTTATTGAAACTCAAGCAGACGCTGATTTTCGTAGAGAAGTTCGAGTTTTGAGCTGTGCCCAGCACAGGAATGTTGTGCTGCTGGTTGGTTACTGTATTCAGGGAAATAGGAGGCTATTAGTGTATGAGTTTATTTGCAACAAGTCCTTGGACTATCATTTGCATG GAACGAAAGAAGCAACTCTAGATTGGAGCTCACGCCTTAAGATAGCTATTGGGACAGCAAGAGGCTTACGTTACCTTCATGAAGATTGCAGAGTGGGATGCATAGTTCACAGAGATCTCAGACCAAAAAATATTCTCTTAACTCACGATTTTGAACCTTTG GTTGCTGATTTTGGGCTTGCACGATTGTACAATGAATGGGAAGTTTCTGAAGATGAACATCTAATTAGAACTTCAAG GTATCTCGCCCCAGAGTACTCCAATGATGGAAAAGTCACGGAGAAGGTTGACGTATATGCTTTTGGCTTGGTGGTATTGGAGTTGATTACAGGTAGAAAAACCAATGACTTGCAATGCTACAGAG GCGATGAGCCATACTGC
- the LOC132033305 gene encoding inactive protein kinase SELMODRAFT_444075-like isoform X3: MFPPKPERRTQSMPRGISPHLGNDKVIVAVKAEKVITKTALAWALTHVVRPGDCITLLALFSDEKSERRRFWGFPRMRGDYRSNERTNSHDRISQITESCSQMVLQFHDHIDVRVRIKVVSALCAGVVAAEAKSNAVSWVILDKKLKLELKHCMEELRCNIVEMKGSKPKVLRLNLGCSEELQTPFFSANSSPVLDSRELQDERMKHSTPVSSPEDQRTSYMRTPLLDSLTDPDTFLLYERNPLYEGFSRETFSPVHKQRGGNHLENDLHSFGERIITLSTVPKSQSRTRKTILWIPQSEVIADNYSAVENCKKITSHSVTSRDQHHNFMENNQNLNTQGSKLNRETDRDYLNSSIREAVSLGRTSSIPPPLCSFCQCKAPSFGKPPRQFRYEELEEATNGFSDTNFLAEGGFGLVHKGVLRDGLVVTVKQLKFIETQADADFRREVRVLSCAQHRNVVLLVGYCIQGNRRLLVYEFICNKSLDYHLHGTKEATLDWSSRLKIAIGTARGLRYLHEDCRVGCIVHRDLRPKNILLTHDFEPLVADFGLARLYNEWEVSEDEHLIRTSSFSGISPQSTPMMEKSRRRLTYMLLAWWYWS, from the exons ATGTTCCCGCCAAAACCAGAACGGCGTACTCAGTcgatgccacgtggcatttcACCTCATCTTGGCAACGACAAAGTGATCGTTGCCGTGAAAGCGGAGAAAGTGATCACTAAAACAGCATTAGCTTGGGCTCTCACTCACGTTGTTCGTCCTGGCGATTGCATTACATTGCTCGCCCTGTTTTCCGATGAAAAATCAG AGAGAAGAAGATTCTGGGGATTTCCGAGGATGAGAGGAGATTACCGGAGTAACGAAAGAACGAATTCACATGATCGGATTAGTCAAATCACGGAGTCGTGTTCTCAAATGGTTCTTCAATTTCACGATCACATAGAT GTGAGGGTGCGAATTAAGGTCGTCTCAGCTTTGTGTGCTGGTGTGGTGGCAGCTGAAGCGAAAAGCAATGCAGTCAGCTGGGTCATTTTGGACAA AAAATTGAAGTTAGAGCTTAAGCATTGCATGGAAGAACTTCGTTGCAACATTGTAGAGATGAAGGGTTCGAAACCGAAAGTTCTCAGGCTAAATCTAGGATGTTCAGAGGAACTCCAAACCCCTTTCTTTTCTGCCAATTCCTCTCCTGTTTTGGATAGTAGAGAATTACAGGATGAAAGAATGAAGCATTCTACTCCGGTGAGCAGTCCCGAGGATCAAAGGACATCCTATATGAGAACTCCATTACTGGATTCATTGACCGATCCAGACACATTCCTTCTATATGAGCGGAATCCCCTGTATGAAGGGTTCAGTAGAGAGACATTTTCACCGGTCCACAAGCAAAGAGGGGGGAATCATCTAGAAAATGACCTGCACTCGTTTGGGGAAAGGATAATAACTCTCTCAACAGTTCCTAAATCTCAAAGCCGTACTCGTAAAACAATCCTTTGGATTCCACAGAGCGAGGTTATTGCTGACAACTATTCAGCTGTAGAAAACTGCAAAAAAATTACCTCACATTCTGTCACTTCTAGAGATCAACATCATAATTTTATGGAGAACAACCAAAACCTGAATACCCAAGGAAGCAAGTTAAATCGAGAAACTGACAGGGACTATCTTAATTCCAGCATCAGAGAAGCAGTCTCTTTAGGTCGAACTTCCTCGATACCTCCTCCTCTATGTTCATTCTGTCAATGTAAAGCACCATCTTTTGGAAAGCCTCCGAGACAATTTCGCTATGAAGAGCTAGAAGAAGCAACAAATGGATTCTCAGACACAAATTTTCTAGCAGAAGGTGGGTTCGGTCTGGTTCATAAAGGGGTTTTAAGGGATGGACTGGTTGTTACAGTAAAACAGCTGAAGTTTATTGAAACTCAAGCAGACGCTGATTTTCGTAGAGAAGTTCGAGTTTTGAGCTGTGCCCAGCACAGGAATGTTGTGCTGCTGGTTGGTTACTGTATTCAGGGAAATAGGAGGCTATTAGTGTATGAGTTTATTTGCAACAAGTCCTTGGACTATCATTTGCATG GAACGAAAGAAGCAACTCTAGATTGGAGCTCACGCCTTAAGATAGCTATTGGGACAGCAAGAGGCTTACGTTACCTTCATGAAGATTGCAGAGTGGGATGCATAGTTCACAGAGATCTCAGACCAAAAAATATTCTCTTAACTCACGATTTTGAACCTTTG GTTGCTGATTTTGGGCTTGCACGATTGTACAATGAATGGGAAGTTTCTGAAGATGAACATCTAATTAGAACTTCAAG TTTTTCAGGTATCTCGCCCCAGAGTACTCCAATGATGGAAAAGTCACGGAGAAGGTTGACGTATATGCTTTTGGCTTGGTGGTATTGGAGTTGA